The genomic stretch gcatTTGAAGAATTGAAATGGGGCAGCGTTCTTACCATAGGGGCGTCTGGAACCGGGTTGTCCTCTATACCCTCTGGATCTCCAAGGATTTCCTCTGGATGGGAAGAAAGGAGCTGGATCCCGCCTGTGCTCCTGGAAAGCCGGTCTCTGTgagaaggagcctcgacccgaaccaCGGGACTGGTACTGGgctcggccggacagacggcccctgaaactgccggccctggtagagaccctaccctGGAAAACCCGCTTCATTGAGCTCTGGGCTTTATCGAGGGCGGTGAAAGCGCCGACATAGCGGCCTAGGTCCTTGATGAAGGACTCTCCAAATAGTAGGCCTTGAGCCTCCTTTCCTGTCTCTGTCAGTGCCAGATTCGAGAGTTTCGGTTCAATTTTGAACAGAATGGCCTTACGCCGTTCCATGGATAGGGACGTATTCACGTTACCCCCAATGCAAATGGCGCGCTGCACCCACTCGCGCAATTCTACTGGGTCTACCTGACCGCCCTCAGCCTTAGCTGACTCTGCCAGATCAAAAATCTTGGCTAGAgggccaaatatgtccaggagtTTGTCCTGGCAGGAGCGTAGGGCTGACTCCAGGCCCTTACGCGGGTTCCAACCCGCTTTAGAAAGGAATTGGATCATTTTCGGATCCACAGACGGGGTATCGCAGACCTTGTTGGGGATAATCGGTCTGGGGCATTCCGCCCTGAGCTTATTGCGGGCCTCTCTGGATAGAGGGCATCGCACCCGCGCCTCCAAATATTTGGACACATGGTCCAAAGGTAGCCGATCGCGGGTGATGGAGCGAGTCAGGGTTAAATAACAGGTCCCCAGAGGGGTCCACCAAATCTGCAGGTAGTGCGTCTGCAGACGATCTGTGAGTACTACACCCGGGTAGGGGGTTAGATTCCATGACCCCGGAGGGATCCTGCTCTGCCTCATCAAAGGCGTCATCTATAGTCTCCTCCTCAGAACCGACCTCAGAGTCGGTAGCCCAATCCTGTTGTGCTGTAGCCCATTTCCATTCTCGCGTGCGTTCTGCCTGACGCGGACAGGCTCTCTTGCGCGAACCaagcgcgccaacattggtggcAACATCATCACCAGTCAAGGTTGTTCTGGAGGCATGCGGCCCAGGCCCGGCCGGTTTAGAAACCGTAGCGGGTTGCGGCATATTAGCCGGATGGGTAGCTAGGGCCTGTGCAATGGACTGGGATATGACAGATGTCATGGATCCCATAGCTGCTGCAATAGCATTAGAGACAGACATCTGAAAAGCCTGTGATTGCTCTGTCTGCAGTCTGTCCTGATCCGTgtgcactgaaggggttaagtcaGCCAGAGGGAATTCCTCCTCTGCTGAGCCCTGATCACTATTGTGGGACCTAGGCATCTTCTGGCCTTAGTATTGCCCCAACTTCTTAATAAGTGAATATAAATATATGAGGGATGCCCCTAGGGAGAGATGGTGACTGGCAGGAGGATTTGCCCCAAGCCAAGATGGAAAAAGGACACAGCGCTGAAGATACAACCTGTGAGGGAGCAGGAAACGCTGGGAATGAGGTCCTGAGCGCACGTAGCCGGAAGCGCTCAGAAGCAGAGAGCCGGAGGCGGGAAATCCCCCGACAGGAGAAAGATCAAAGGAGAAGCCGCGCCAAGCGCAGCTATGGAAATCCCCCGCTCTAGAGACTAGAAACAGGCGGGGGAAGAAGCAGTAAGTACACGGTACAGGAGTACAGGGGAGCCAGGAAATATATATAAACCCTAAGGAGGGGCAGAATAAATCCCCCAGAGCTTATGGGCAACCTGTAGAGGAAAAAATCAACCACAATAAAGCCAGCAGGCTCCCCTAAACGCTGGTTAAAAACCCACAAACAGCCTATATcaatataagtatatataaatatacccaAACACAGTATAGTCACACAGTATAGTCACAGTAATGCCTTGAATgtacttatctctgcggtcagcagcaaagaaagagggggtTCTGATGGAGGAGTGACCTATTATACTAGGACTATGGGAGGGGTTTGGTCACATGTTCaagtttttctttgctgctattggtcagagtaaagaaggagaatagcaataggagcctccgggtcttgtaataaaatctgtatgtagtgagctccctctggtggtggctgtataatctgtatgtagtgagctccctctagtggtgactgtataacctgtatgtagtgagctccctctagtggtgactgtataatctgtatgtagtgagctccctccagtggtggctgtataatctgtatgtagtgagctccctctagtggtgactgtataatctgtatgtagtgagctccctctagtggtggctgtataatctgtatgtagtgagctccctctagtggtggctgtataatctgtatgtagtgagctccctctagtggtggctgtataatctgtatgtagtgagctccctctagtggtggctgtataatctgtatgtagtgagctccctctagtggtggctgtataatctgtatgtagggagctccccctagtggtggctgtataatctctatgcagtgagctccccctagtggtgactgtataatctgtatgtagtgagctccctctagtggtggctgtataatctgtatgtagtgagctccctctagtggtggctgtataatctgtatgtagtgagctcactctagtggtggctgtatgtagtgagctccctctagtggtggctgtataatctgtatgtagtgagctccctctagtggtggctgtataatctgtatgtagtgagctccctctagtggtggctgtataatctgtatgcagtgagctccctctagtggtggctgtataatctgtatgcagtgagctccccctagtggtggctgtataatctgtatgtagtgatctccctctagtggtgtctgtataatctgtatgtagtgatctccctctagtggtgtctgtataatctgtatgtagtgagctccctctagtggtggctgtataatctgtatgtagtgagctccatcTATTGCTCTCCATAGTACGGGATCCTTCTTTCATTCTGGCAGCAGGAGTGTGCGGCTCTAGTCCTGACCGCCTTGTCCGGTCTACATGACTGAACACCATCTGCGAAGCAGCCATCTTTGTCTTTTCTTACACCGGGCAGTGTTGCTCCCTCTTGTTTTCTCCCCCTACTGGTGGCAGCAGAACTGGAGCTTTGATCCCTCGGTTCTTTATATCCAGTCCTGGTGTTCCTTTCAGGTGGACAAGCTCCTCGAGCTGATGGCGTCTGGACTCTAAGGAAGTCCTGCATCCTATGCTCCGGCCATCGTCCATCCTCCTCCTGGCCAGCGGGAGAAGAGCCCAATCCCATGAACTCCTGACCGAtactaaggcttcattcagacggccgtatgctgtctgcaaaaatgcggctcaatttttttgcggacagttcagcatggtCGTAAAAAaatggatagcattcagtatttttgcggacccatagacttcaatagggccatgtccggatttcacggacaagtataggacatgtttcatttgattTGCGGAACCGtagaatagaaaagggccccatagaagtgaatgggtcagcatctaatccgcaaaaaaatggatctgcatttttgcggatagcatacggccatctgaatgagcccttagtctgggGTTCCTTCGATTTTACAAATGAgaaatgactctatgttgtgccattcccctATTATTGCTACTAGAAGTTTGTGACTGAgttgccagcagtttgcaatgaaggtctagCGGGGTGTTAACATTTCAGGGACTTACCGGTTCTATGGCGTCCTCTGTGCGCCCGGCCTCTGCGCCACTTGGTTGGTTTTAATGTTTTTCTAAATAAATGGTTGAATGGTTTTTTCATTAGCTCAGTCACCGCATCCTCCTCTGTTCTGTAACCTTCCCGTCAGTCCTCCATTGTGTAGTCCGCCATACTGGGGCCCTGCTCACATCTCGTGCCTCCGTCAGAGGTGAAcattggggggaggaggaggagggggggggggggggctgctgacgTGTACTGTATCGTCACACAATGGAGGCTGCCATTGGAAGAAAATCCTGTGTACAGCACGGTATCCGTCTCTTTACACCGCCCTCTGCCGACAGTGCAGTGGACTGGCCAATGTATGCAGGGTAAGCCTGTATTCTAAATGGGGAGGTGGCTGATGGCTGGTCTCCATGACAACAAAGGATCAGGCTTTTGAAAttcaacatgt from Bufo gargarizans isolate SCDJY-AF-19 chromosome 8, ASM1485885v1, whole genome shotgun sequence encodes the following:
- the LOC122945361 gene encoding uncharacterized protein LOC122945361: MTPLMRQSRIPPGSWNLTPYPGVVLTDRLQTHYLQIWWTPLGTCYLTLTRSITRDRLPLDHVSKYLEARVRCPLSREARNKLRAECPRPIIPNKVCDTPSVDPKMIQFLSKAGWNPRKGLESALRSCQDKLLDIFGPLAKIFDLAESAKAEGGQVDPVELREWVQRAICIGGNVNTSLSMERRKAILFKIEPKLSNLALTETGKEAQGLLFGESFIKDLGRYVGAFTALDKAQSSMKRVFQGRVSTRAGSFRGRLSGRAQYQSRGSGRGSFSQRPAFQEHRRDPAPFFPSRGNPWRSRGYRGQPGSRRPYG